One Nostoc sp. UHCC 0302 DNA window includes the following coding sequences:
- a CDS encoding B12-binding domain-containing radical SAM protein: MTDTVKSFENPIPVGETLQPSATTEKTSYVPRHHRRILCIFPRYSRSFGTFHHAYPLMGGVKAFMPPQGILIVASYLPKEWEVRFIDENVRSATRVDYQWADVVIVSGMHIQKPQINQINELAHREGKITVVGGPSVSGCPEYYPEFDILHLGELGDATDSMIAYLDEHSTRPQKQIRFETKERLPLSQFPIPAYDLLNLNQYFLANVQFSSGCPYSCEFCDIPELYGRNPRLKTPEQVLAELDAMLASGNPGAVYFVDDNFVGDRRAAMKLLPHLIDWQKRNGYPVQFACEATLNLAQSPKLLAMMREAYFCTVFCGIETPETDALQAISKTHNLSMPILEAIKVLNSYGMEVVSGIIIGLDTDTPETADRILEFIRLSQIPMLTINLLHALPRTPLWRRLELEGRLVSDENRESNIDFLMPYEKVVEMWRRCITTAYEPEFLYQRFAYNIEHTYRNRIAVPNSPARTSWANIRKGLALLANILLKVGVLSKYRKTFWKMAKPALKAGDIESVIHIGLIGHHLIKFATECAEGEESASFYSQKVRDSNQKSKVASA; the protein is encoded by the coding sequence ATGACTGATACTGTGAAGTCTTTCGAAAACCCGATTCCTGTAGGAGAAACTTTACAACCATCTGCTACTACCGAGAAAACAAGCTACGTTCCCCGTCATCATCGACGTATACTGTGCATTTTTCCCAGGTACAGCCGTTCGTTTGGCACTTTTCACCACGCCTATCCACTCATGGGTGGTGTTAAGGCTTTTATGCCTCCTCAAGGGATTTTAATCGTGGCTTCCTATTTACCAAAAGAGTGGGAAGTCCGTTTTATTGATGAAAATGTGCGATCGGCAACCAGGGTTGATTATCAATGGGCAGATGTGGTGATTGTCAGTGGAATGCATATCCAAAAACCACAGATTAATCAAATAAATGAACTTGCCCATCGTGAAGGCAAAATTACAGTGGTGGGTGGGCCTTCTGTGTCTGGTTGTCCGGAATATTATCCGGAATTTGACATTTTGCATCTCGGTGAATTGGGAGATGCAACCGACAGCATGATTGCATATTTAGACGAACACAGTACACGTCCCCAAAAGCAAATTCGCTTTGAAACCAAGGAACGTTTACCGTTGAGCCAGTTTCCGATTCCCGCTTATGATTTGCTAAATCTCAATCAATATTTTCTTGCCAACGTACAATTTTCCAGTGGTTGCCCTTACAGTTGCGAGTTTTGTGATATTCCTGAACTTTATGGGCGTAATCCCCGCCTCAAGACACCAGAGCAAGTTTTAGCTGAATTGGATGCAATGCTGGCATCTGGCAATCCGGGAGCAGTGTATTTTGTAGATGATAACTTTGTAGGCGATCGCCGCGCCGCCATGAAATTGCTGCCTCACTTAATAGATTGGCAAAAGCGCAATGGCTACCCCGTCCAATTCGCCTGTGAAGCTACACTCAATCTAGCTCAGAGTCCTAAGCTTTTGGCAATGATGCGCGAAGCTTATTTTTGTACAGTTTTCTGTGGGATTGAAACGCCGGAAACTGATGCTCTGCAAGCTATTTCTAAAACTCACAACTTGAGTATGCCGATTTTAGAAGCAATCAAAGTTTTAAATAGTTATGGCATGGAAGTTGTATCAGGAATCATCATCGGACTAGATACAGATACGCCAGAAACCGCAGACCGAATTCTGGAATTTATTCGTCTGTCTCAGATTCCTATGTTGACAATTAATCTGCTTCATGCGTTACCTAGAACACCGTTATGGCGCAGATTAGAGCTAGAAGGACGGTTAGTATCAGATGAAAATCGTGAATCAAATATTGACTTTTTAATGCCTTATGAAAAGGTAGTAGAAATGTGGCGTCGCTGCATCACGACTGCCTACGAACCAGAATTTTTATATCAACGATTCGCCTACAACATCGAGCATACTTACCGCAATCGGATTGCAGTTCCTAACAGTCCAGCCCGCACTTCTTGGGCTAATATCCGCAAAGGATTAGCCCTTTTAGCTAATATTTTGCTAAAAGTTGGTGTTTTGAGTAAGTATCGCAAAACCTTCTGGAAAATGGCTAAACCAGCACTCAAAGCAGGCGATATTGAAAGCGTGATCCATATTGGATTAATCGGACATCATCTAATTAAGTTCGCGACTGAATGCGCTGAAGGTGAAGAATCTGCTTCGTTCTACTCTCAAAAAGTACGGGATAGTAATCAGAAGAGTAAAGTCGCGTCTGCTTGA
- the hpnH gene encoding adenosyl-hopene transferase HpnH, which produces MAINLQQAMDIGKYLVTQRFKGRKRFPLVLMLEPLFRCNLACTGCGKIQHPVEVLKQNLTPEQCFAAVEECGAPVVSIPGGEPLLHPQIDEIVRGLVERKKYVYLCTNGLLLEKSLDKFQPSPYLTFSVHLDGMRELHDQCVDRKGVFDIAVKAIRAAKAKGFRVTTNTTIFDGADPKEMQDFFDFLASLNIDGMMISPGYSYEWAPDQDHFLQREQTRSLFREILAPFRKGEKNWNFNHNPLFLDFLTGEKDYECTPWGSPSYSVLGWQKPCYLLNEGYYTSFKQLLAETDWSKYGRASGNPKCADCMVHCGYEPTAAMDAMQPQNMARALSSVFGK; this is translated from the coding sequence ATGGCGATTAATCTACAGCAAGCTATGGATATCGGGAAGTATCTAGTTACGCAACGTTTCAAAGGACGTAAACGCTTCCCTCTAGTATTGATGTTGGAACCGCTTTTTCGGTGCAATCTAGCTTGTACAGGCTGTGGTAAAATCCAGCATCCAGTAGAAGTACTCAAGCAAAATCTCACCCCAGAACAGTGCTTCGCAGCGGTGGAAGAGTGTGGCGCACCTGTAGTCTCGATACCTGGGGGCGAACCATTGTTACATCCCCAAATTGATGAAATTGTTCGGGGATTAGTTGAGCGTAAGAAGTATGTTTACTTATGCACCAATGGTTTGTTGTTAGAAAAAAGCCTGGATAAGTTTCAACCTTCTCCTTACTTAACTTTCAGCGTCCATCTAGATGGAATGCGAGAGTTGCACGATCAGTGTGTTGATCGCAAAGGCGTTTTTGATATTGCTGTCAAAGCTATTCGCGCCGCTAAAGCCAAAGGATTTCGTGTCACTACTAACACCACTATTTTTGACGGTGCTGATCCCAAAGAAATGCAAGATTTCTTTGACTTTCTAGCCAGTCTCAACATTGATGGCATGATGATTTCCCCTGGTTACAGCTATGAGTGGGCCCCAGATCAAGACCATTTTCTCCAGCGCGAACAGACACGCTCCCTCTTCCGGGAAATTTTAGCTCCCTTCCGAAAAGGAGAGAAAAATTGGAACTTTAACCACAATCCACTGTTCCTAGATTTTCTCACTGGTGAAAAGGATTATGAATGTACACCTTGGGGTAGCCCTAGTTATAGCGTTCTTGGTTGGCAAAAACCTTGCTATTTATTGAATGAAGGTTATTACACCAGCTTTAAGCAATTGCTAGCAGAAACTGATTGGAGTAAATACGGCCGCGCTAGTGGTAATCCCAAGTGTGCTGATTGTATGGTTCACTGCGGCTACGAACCCACAGCCGCAATGGATGCGATGCAACCCCAAAATATGGCACGCGCCCTTAGTAGCGTCTTTGGGAAATAG
- the hpnA gene encoding hopanoid-associated sugar epimerase: MQVFVTGGTGFIGAHLVRLLLQQGYAVKALVRSSSNLDNLRGLEVEIVKGDLNDPNLWQQMTGCQYLFHVAAHYSLWQRDRELLYLNNVLGTRNILAAAQKAGIERTVYTSSVAAIGVGASGEVVDETHQSPLEKLVGDYKKSKFLAEQEAIQAAATGQEVVIVNPSSPIGPLDIKPTPTGDIILRFLRRQMPVYLDTGLNFIDVRDVAWGHLLALQHGKSGDRYILGHQNLTLKQLLEELADLTGLEAPQRTVPAWLPLSVAWVDEKILAPLGKSPSVPLDGVRMAKQPMYYDSSKAVRELGLPQSSLKAAIKDAVDWFVSKGYVNPFGEFKIKN, from the coding sequence ATGCAAGTTTTTGTGACGGGGGGAACGGGTTTTATTGGCGCACATTTGGTGCGATTGTTGCTGCAACAGGGATACGCAGTTAAGGCGTTGGTGCGTTCTAGTAGCAATTTGGACAATTTACGCGGTTTGGAAGTAGAAATTGTCAAAGGGGACTTGAATGACCCCAATCTCTGGCAACAGATGACGGGTTGCCAATACTTGTTTCATGTGGCGGCTCACTATTCTTTATGGCAAAGAGACCGAGAGTTACTCTACCTTAACAATGTCCTGGGTACGCGCAATATACTAGCAGCAGCCCAAAAAGCCGGAATTGAGCGCACTGTCTACACCAGTTCCGTAGCTGCGATCGGAGTAGGAGCATCTGGTGAAGTTGTAGACGAAACTCATCAAAGTCCTTTAGAGAAGTTGGTGGGTGACTACAAAAAGTCTAAGTTTCTCGCTGAACAAGAAGCTATACAAGCAGCTGCTACAGGACAAGAAGTAGTTATAGTCAATCCCAGTAGCCCGATTGGGCCGTTAGATATCAAGCCGACTCCGACAGGTGATATTATCCTGCGATTTTTGCGGCGACAAATGCCCGTATACTTGGATACTGGACTAAATTTTATCGATGTGCGGGATGTGGCATGGGGACATTTACTAGCGTTGCAGCACGGGAAGTCAGGCGATCGCTATATTTTAGGTCACCAAAACTTGACGCTGAAGCAATTGCTAGAAGAACTCGCCGATCTCACCGGTCTAGAAGCACCCCAACGCACTGTCCCTGCTTGGTTACCGTTGAGTGTTGCTTGGGTTGATGAGAAGATTCTCGCACCATTGGGTAAATCGCCTTCAGTACCTCTAGATGGTGTGCGGATGGCGAAACAACCAATGTACTACGATTCCTCAAAGGCAGTACGAGAGTTGGGTTTACCTCAATCTTCCTTAAAAGCAGCAATTAAGGATGCTGTGGACTGGTTTGTTTCTAAAGGTTATGTCAACCCCTTTGGGGAATTCAAAATTAAAAATTAA
- a CDS encoding efflux RND transporter permease subunit yields the protein MVKPNSTKSARERFNISKWAIDFSWLTVSFWIAVTVAGILAFSSLKYALFPDITFPVVVVNATAPLTSALDTETKLTKPLEQRLRSLEGLEDIRSSTYPGQAAVSLSFVVGTNLETSTRNVETQLKQLKLTEGTTYKTIPLNLNESAAISYAIESNSRSLTDLTKVAQDQIVSTIAKLPGVLKVSLLGVPSASPTLQAANTSAAVLPQAGATLVRFNGQDALAFQVIKRGSANTLEVVSRVEKEVQRLRSTLKDVKLTLAATQAEYIRQATQSTIDALIEAIVLSIVVIFPFLWSWRATLISALAIPTSLVATFIVMAIYGFNLETITLLALALVIGSIVDDAIVDVENIMRHIEDGESPRQAALLATNEIGLTVTAATLTAVAVFLPIGLMGGVIGQFFKPFGITVSAAMLASMLVARTLSPVLAIYWLKPKSSRSPRREGNIGLAFTQSYRNLLGWSLRHRRIVIGLAILSFIAGIALIPLIPKGFIPKLDRGEFNIAYTAPLPNIPDQATLQRQAAQAAQAGISPSISIPNPLNDSLEVAKKLEAVVRKSPAVETVFTTVGSREGEPNKGTLYVKLKEDRNIKTGEVQDQLRTSLPKLSGVSTSIEDIQFVDTGGQKPLQVSLRGNDLEALSASAKAIKERIEKIPGFADVTVTGTANQQGTVFQIERLNNQRVAYIGANLGQDLSLGDATDKVVAEAKAVLPPGVTLDLGGDSAQLVEVFASFGSTLALSALCIVVVLILLFKSWVDPIVIGVSLPLALVGAMLALLVTESDFGMISLIGFVFLLGLANKNAILLVDYINQLRNSGLDRTEAILKAGPVRLRPIMMTTAATIIGMLPIALGLGAGSELRSPMAVAIAGGLVTSTILSLIVVPVVYAILDDWFPRFKKKGSTSATLSDRGAGEQGKS from the coding sequence ATGGTAAAGCCTAACAGCACAAAATCCGCAAGAGAACGCTTTAATATTTCCAAATGGGCGATTGATTTTTCGTGGCTGACGGTGAGTTTTTGGATTGCCGTGACGGTAGCTGGTATTCTTGCTTTCAGTTCCCTCAAGTATGCTTTGTTTCCAGATATTACCTTTCCAGTGGTAGTGGTAAATGCCACAGCCCCACTGACAAGTGCTTTGGATACAGAGACCAAGCTTACTAAACCACTAGAACAACGCCTGCGCTCCTTAGAAGGGCTTGAGGATATCCGCTCATCAACTTATCCTGGTCAGGCTGCCGTTAGCTTGTCTTTCGTGGTCGGTACAAATCTAGAAACATCAACCCGTAATGTTGAAACTCAACTTAAGCAGTTAAAGCTGACTGAGGGAACAACTTATAAAACAATTCCCTTGAACTTGAACGAGTCAGCTGCAATTAGCTATGCCATTGAGAGTAACTCGCGAAGTCTTACGGATCTCACGAAAGTGGCTCAAGACCAAATTGTGAGTACGATCGCAAAACTGCCTGGAGTTCTCAAAGTCTCACTGCTGGGTGTTCCTAGTGCATCTCCTACCTTGCAGGCTGCTAATACAAGTGCAGCAGTTCTCCCGCAAGCCGGAGCTACTTTAGTACGGTTTAACGGGCAAGATGCGCTGGCATTTCAGGTGATTAAACGTGGTAGTGCCAACACCTTGGAAGTTGTAAGTCGAGTTGAGAAAGAAGTCCAGAGATTGAGGTCTACCCTCAAGGATGTCAAACTCACCTTAGCTGCAACTCAGGCAGAATATATCCGTCAAGCAACCCAATCAACTATAGATGCTCTAATAGAAGCGATCGTGTTGTCTATTGTGGTCATCTTTCCTTTTTTGTGGAGTTGGCGAGCCACCTTGATTTCCGCCCTAGCGATTCCCACATCACTTGTGGCGACGTTTATCGTCATGGCGATTTACGGCTTCAATTTAGAAACAATTACGCTGTTAGCACTGGCTTTGGTAATTGGCAGTATTGTTGATGATGCGATCGTTGATGTGGAAAACATCATGCGGCACATCGAAGATGGGGAAAGTCCCCGCCAAGCGGCGCTTTTAGCTACGAATGAGATTGGACTGACGGTAACTGCTGCTACGTTGACAGCAGTAGCGGTTTTTCTACCTATAGGTTTAATGGGTGGGGTAATTGGTCAATTCTTCAAACCTTTTGGTATTACTGTTTCAGCAGCAATGCTTGCTTCTATGCTGGTTGCTAGGACTTTATCACCAGTCTTAGCTATCTATTGGTTAAAACCTAAATCCTCCCGTTCTCCTCGGCGAGAAGGGAATATAGGGCTAGCTTTTACCCAATCTTACAGAAATTTACTAGGCTGGTCTTTGAGGCATCGGCGGATAGTCATTGGGTTAGCCATCCTCAGTTTCATCGCGGGTATAGCCCTGATTCCCCTAATTCCCAAAGGGTTTATTCCTAAATTAGATCGGGGTGAATTCAATATTGCTTACACAGCTCCTTTGCCAAATATCCCTGATCAGGCAACTTTGCAAAGACAAGCAGCACAGGCCGCACAAGCAGGAATTTCTCCCTCCATTTCAATCCCCAATCCCTTAAATGATTCTTTGGAGGTGGCGAAGAAACTGGAAGCGGTGGTAAGAAAATCACCAGCGGTCGAAACTGTGTTTACTACCGTTGGTTCTCGTGAAGGTGAGCCGAATAAAGGAACGCTCTATGTCAAGCTAAAAGAAGACCGCAACATCAAAACGGGGGAAGTACAAGACCAACTCCGCACCTCTTTACCCAAGCTTTCAGGCGTGAGTACCAGTATCGAAGATATTCAGTTTGTTGACACTGGCGGCCAAAAACCTTTGCAAGTGTCACTGCGTGGTAATGATCTTGAAGCTTTGAGCGCATCAGCTAAGGCAATTAAAGAGCGCATAGAAAAAATACCGGGATTCGCTGATGTCACAGTTACAGGTACAGCGAATCAACAAGGCACAGTTTTTCAAATTGAACGTCTAAACAATCAGCGGGTAGCTTATATCGGTGCTAACCTCGGTCAGGATTTGTCTTTGGGTGATGCCACAGACAAAGTGGTAGCTGAAGCTAAGGCGGTATTACCTCCTGGCGTTACTTTAGACCTGGGAGGAGACTCTGCCCAGTTGGTTGAGGTGTTTGCTAGTTTCGGTAGTACTTTAGCGTTATCGGCTCTATGTATTGTCGTGGTACTGATTTTGCTGTTCAAAAGCTGGGTAGACCCGATAGTGATTGGTGTTTCTTTGCCCTTGGCACTTGTGGGGGCAATGCTGGCACTACTCGTTACTGAAAGCGACTTTGGCATGATTTCGCTGATTGGCTTTGTCTTTTTATTAGGACTAGCAAATAAAAATGCCATCTTACTTGTGGATTACATCAATCAACTCCGAAATTCTGGTTTAGACCGGACAGAGGCAATCCTCAAGGCTGGGCCAGTACGCCTTAGACCAATTATGATGACGACTGCCGCGACGATTATTGGGATGCTACCGATCGCTTTAGGTTTAGGTGCTGGTTCGGAATTGCGATCGCCTATGGCTGTAGCTATTGCTGGTGGTCTTGTAACTTCAACTATCCTCAGCTTAATTGTCGTGCCTGTTGTGTACGCCATTTTAGATGATTGGTTTCCCCGGTTTAAGAAGAAGGGCAGCACTTCGGCTACGCTCAGTGACCGGGGAGCAGGAGAGCAGGGGAAAAGTTAA
- a CDS encoding ferritin-like domain-containing protein gives MKLGSVEHKELFCRSFMESYREYEPEYLPWPKLDNTALSLLRSIPFWEKAMDMEREAGALVSGYAATVSDPVLQEAIALQGREESRHACLLNTLVNRYSIEIQERPSVQIPQNIEPAFTSFGFGECLDSFFAFGLFAIAREAGIFPEQIFTIFDPILDEEARHIVFFVNWFTYMQVHRGQGFLPLRGVKTLWHYSKALSTLVATFGNSDSDGTGFTATSAGVFTQDLTLEKFFTVCLQENKHRMSKYDSRLLQPRLIPRLSNIALRTLQLIPKRKPQARDWGLGTGDW, from the coding sequence ATGAAACTTGGCTCTGTTGAACACAAAGAATTATTCTGTCGTAGCTTTATGGAAAGTTATCGGGAATACGAGCCTGAGTATCTCCCGTGGCCTAAGTTGGATAATACTGCCCTAAGTCTCCTACGAAGTATTCCTTTCTGGGAGAAGGCGATGGATATGGAACGAGAAGCTGGCGCGTTGGTGAGTGGTTACGCAGCAACAGTAAGCGATCCTGTGTTGCAAGAAGCGATCGCTCTCCAAGGTAGAGAAGAATCGCGTCACGCCTGTCTGCTCAACACATTAGTTAATCGCTATAGCATCGAAATTCAAGAACGCCCCTCCGTTCAGATTCCCCAGAATATCGAGCCAGCTTTTACAAGCTTTGGCTTTGGAGAATGCCTAGATTCATTTTTTGCTTTTGGGCTATTTGCCATCGCCCGTGAAGCTGGCATATTTCCAGAGCAAATTTTTACTATCTTTGATCCCATCTTAGACGAAGAAGCACGCCATATTGTGTTCTTTGTCAACTGGTTCACATATATGCAAGTTCATCGTGGACAGGGATTTCTCCCACTGCGAGGCGTAAAAACTCTCTGGCACTATAGCAAGGCACTCAGCACTCTGGTTGCAACCTTTGGTAATTCCGATTCTGACGGAACTGGCTTCACCGCCACTAGTGCAGGTGTCTTTACTCAAGATTTGACACTAGAAAAGTTTTTCACAGTTTGCTTGCAAGAAAACAAACACCGGATGAGCAAGTACGATTCCCGGCTGCTACAACCGCGATTAATTCCCAGACTCAGCAATATTGCCCTCCGTACCCTCCAGCTAATACCTAAACGCAAGCCGCAAGCAAGGGATTGGGGATTGGGAACTGGTGACTGGTGA